The nucleotide window ACGACCTGATCCGGCAGCGTCGGCACCGACAGGCTCCAGCCGCCGGGGTTCGCGCTTCCGTCGGCGCCGACGGCAGGGCCGAGCTTCCAGATCGCCTCGGCGATGACGGCGATCACGGTGCCCACGAGCAGGCCGATGAGGATCGCGCCCTTCGTCTTGCGGGCCAGCAGGATGCCGGTGATCAGCAGCGTCAGCACGAAGACCACGGTCGGGATCGTCGCGATCGAGCCGTTCACGGCGAGCCCGATGGGCGGCGACGACAGGCCCGTCGAGGTGACGAAGCCCGCGTTGACGAGGCCGATGAAGGCGATGAAGAGGCCGATGCCGACGGTGATCGCGAGCTTCAGCTGCAGCGGCACCGCGTTGAAGATCATCCGCCGCAGCCCGGTCGCGGCCAGCAGCACGATGATGAGGCCGTTGATGACGACGAGCCCCATCGCCTCGGGCCAGGTGACCTCGCCGACGACGGAGACCGCGAGGAAGGAGTTGATGCCGAGGCCTGCGGCGAACGCGAAGGGCAGCCGGGCGACGACGCCGAAGAGGATCGTCATGACGGCCGCGGTGAGCGCGGTCGTCGCGGCGACCTGCGGGAAGGCGAGGGTGTTGCCGGCAACGTCTTCGCTGCCGGAGAGGATGATCGGATTCAGGATGACGATGTAGGCCATCGCGACGAACGTCACGATGCCGCCGCGCACCTCCGCGCCGAAGGTCGAGCCTCGCTTCGTGATCTCGAAGAATCGGTCGAGCCGATTGCGCGGTTCTTCGGCGGTGGATGCCGATTCGGGCGTGTTCGTCTCGGGCGGGGTCGTCGTCATGCGTTCACCTTAGTGGCGGGAGGGGGTGTGCGGGAGGGGATGCGCCGGGTCGGCGCTCAGCCGTGCAGTGCGGGCACGATGAGATAGATGCCCACGAGCACGGCGATGCCGGAGACGGCGAAGCAGGCGATCGCGCCGACGAACGCGGCGGTCTTCTGCCGGTCGCTGAGCGGCGACTTCTTCGCCGCTTTCGCGGCCTTCTTCTCGGCCTGCTTGATCTCGGCCGGGGTGACGATCGTGATCGCGTCGGTGAATTCGGCCGGTGAGACGATCGGCGTGCGGCCGGAGAGGGTCAGCAGCCGGATGCCGAAGGAGTAGGTGGCGACGACGATGCACGCACCCACGAGGGCCGCGACGAGCACGACGAGGAATCCCAGCCAGTCGATCACGAGCGCGCCTTCCGCTTCGGCTTGGGGTTGCGCTTGATCTTGACCGCCCGGCCCGAGTGGGCCACGTCGCTGACGACGGTGCGGTGCGAGATCTCGTTGCGCTTGGAGATGATGAAGATCGTCAGGATGATCGCGACGCCCACGACGGCGTCGATGAGGACGCCGACGACGCCGAGGTGGGCGACGAGCGCGGCCAGCGCCCCGACGGCGGCCGCGGCCGGCAGCGTCATGAGCCAGCCGATGCCGATCCGCCCCGCCGTCCGCCAGCGCACTTTCGAGCCGCGACGGCCGAGGCCCGAGCCGATGACGGAGCCGGAGGCGACCTGCGTGGTCGAGAGGGCGAAGCCGAGGTGGCTGGAGGCGAGGATCGTGGCGGCCGTGGACGTCTCGGCCGCGAACCCCTGTGCGGGCTTGACGTCGGTGAGCCCCGTGCCGAGCGTCTTGATGATGCGCCAGCCGCCCATGTAGGTGCCGAGCGCGATGGCGATCGCGCAGACGACGACGACCCACAGCTGCGGGGCGGTGCCGGCGTCCTGCATGCCGACGGCGATGAGGGTGAGGGTGATCACGCCCATCGTCTTCTGCGCGTCGTTCGTGCCGTGCGAGAGGGCGACGAGCGAGGAGGAGAAGATCTGGGCGTAGCGGAAGCCGCTGCGCCCGTCGGGCTTGCCGTCGTAGCGGCGCGTGATGGCGTAGGCGAGCTTCGTGGCGGCGTAGGCGACGAGACCGGCCGTCAGCGGTGCGAGGAGGGCGGGGAGGATGACCTTGGAGAGCACGACGCCGAAGTCGATCGCCCCGACGCCTGCGCCGACGAGGGCGGCGCCGATGAGGCCGCCGAAGAGCGCATGGCTCGACGATGAGGGCAGGCCGAGCAGCCAGGTGAGCATGTTCCATACGATGGCGCCGATGAGGCCGGCGAAGATGAGCTCGGGCCCGATCGCGATGCCGCCCTCGCCCTCGCGGATGATGCCGCCCGAGATGGTCTTGGCGACCTCGGTCGACAGGAACGCGCCGATGAGGTTCAGGATCGCGGCCAGGCCGACGGCGACCTTCGGTCGAAGGGCCCCCGTCGCGATCGGCGTCGCCATCGCGTTCGCCGTGTCGTGGAAGCCGTTCGTGAAGTCGAAGAAGAGCGCCAGTGCGATGACCAGCACGACGATGAGGGTGAGATCCACCGGCGTCTTTCTCTGTACGGCGCTGGGCGCCGAGCGTTCGTGGGGATGTCGTTGCGTGAGTCGGCGAGCGCCGTGCACGGGACATGATACCCACACGGACTGGGTGCCGGGTCAAGCCCGGCGGCGCCGGGGACCGGATCCCGGCCCCCGATCGCATCACCCGAACAGGATCCGTGCCTCGTCGTAGCGCTCCTGCGGCACCGTGTTGAGCCCGCCGGTGGCCTCCGCGATCGAGACGACCTCGATGTCCGTGCCGCGGAGGGCGACCATGGACCCCCAGGCGCCGTCGTAGGCGGCCTCGACCGCGGCCATCCCGAGCCGCGTGGCGAGCACCCGGTCGTAGGCGCTGGGCGCGCCGCCGCGCTGGATGTGCCCGAGCACGGTGTCGCGCGACTCGATGCCGGTGCGTGCCTCGATCATGGGGGCCAGCTGTTCGGCGATGCCGCCGAGCCGGGGCCGGTTGAAGGCGTCGAGCCCCTTGTGGGAGTGGGCTTCCTCCATCGTGTCGAGGTGGAAGCCCTCGGCGACGACGACGAGCGGCGCACGCCCCCGATCGCGGACCGATTCGACCCATTCGCAGATCTGCTCGATGGACTGCGGCTGCTCGGGGATGAGGATGGCGTGCGCGCCGCCGGCCATGCCGGAGTGCAGCGCGATCCAGCCGACGTGGCGGCCCATGACCTCGAGCACCATGCAGCGGCCGTGCGATTCGGCGGTCGTGCGGAGCCGGTCGATCGCCTCGGTGGCGATCTCGACGGCGGTGTCGAAGCCGAAGGAGTAGTCG belongs to Agromyces archimandritae and includes:
- a CDS encoding inorganic phosphate transporter, encoding MDLTLIVVLVIALALFFDFTNGFHDTANAMATPIATGALRPKVAVGLAAILNLIGAFLSTEVAKTISGGIIREGEGGIAIGPELIFAGLIGAIVWNMLTWLLGLPSSSSHALFGGLIGAALVGAGVGAIDFGVVLSKVILPALLAPLTAGLVAYAATKLAYAITRRYDGKPDGRSGFRYAQIFSSSLVALSHGTNDAQKTMGVITLTLIAVGMQDAGTAPQLWVVVVCAIAIALGTYMGGWRIIKTLGTGLTDVKPAQGFAAETSTAATILASSHLGFALSTTQVASGSVIGSGLGRRGSKVRWRTAGRIGIGWLMTLPAAAAVGALAALVAHLGVVGVLIDAVVGVAIILTIFIISKRNEISHRTVVSDVAHSGRAVKIKRNPKPKRKARS
- a CDS encoding peptidase; this encodes MIDWLGFLVVLVAALVGACIVVATYSFGIRLLTLSGRTPIVSPAEFTDAITIVTPAEIKQAEKKAAKAAKKSPLSDRQKTAAFVGAIACFAVSGIAVLVGIYLIVPALHG
- a CDS encoding 6-phosphofructokinase, whose translation is MKIGLLTSGGDCPGLNAVIRGAVLKGVISHDAEFVGFRWGWRGVVEGDFMPLVRHDVRGLSKQGGTILGSSRTNPYEGAGGGPEAIQRTLDENGIDAIIAIGGEGTLTAARRLHDEGGINIVGVPKTIDNDLAATDYSFGFDTAVEIATEAIDRLRTTAESHGRCMVLEVMGRHVGWIALHSGMAGGAHAILIPEQPQSIEQICEWVESVRDRGRAPLVVVAEGFHLDTMEEAHSHKGLDAFNRPRLGGIAEQLAPMIEARTGIESRDTVLGHIQRGGAPSAYDRVLATRLGMAAVEAAYDGAWGSMVALRGTDIEVVSIAEATGGLNTVPQERYDEARILFG
- a CDS encoding NCS2 family permease → MTTTPPETNTPESASTAEEPRNRLDRFFEITKRGSTFGAEVRGGIVTFVAMAYIVILNPIILSGSEDVAGNTLAFPQVAATTALTAAVMTILFGVVARLPFAFAAGLGINSFLAVSVVGEVTWPEAMGLVVINGLIIVLLAATGLRRMIFNAVPLQLKLAITVGIGLFIAFIGLVNAGFVTSTGLSSPPIGLAVNGSIATIPTVVFVLTLLITGILLARKTKGAILIGLLVGTVIAVIAEAIWKLGPAVGADGSANPGGWSLSVPTLPDQVVSLPDLSLVGQIGFGSFERIGALAAIMLVFTLVFTNFFDAMGTFTGLSKEAGLADAKGDFPRLKSALIVEGVGAVVGGATSSSSSTVFIESGAGIGEGARTGFANVVTGLLFVVAMFLTPLTQIVPTEVAAAALVIVGALMMAQIRNIDLSEFSVLLPVFLTIVTMPLTYSIANGIGAGFISWVIVRAFAGKARQISPLLWIVAAGFLIFFARGPIEALLGL